A single window of Cytobacillus dafuensis DNA harbors:
- a CDS encoding ABC transporter ATP-binding protein yields the protein MPILEVKELRKSFQSVVAVDSISFSVEAGEIFTIIGPNGAGKTTTLEMIEGLQKPDSGEIQLKGMNWKGDSTRIKQIIGVQPQTSALFDLLNVYESLDVFAGLYERSRSIDEVLEFINLTDHRKKFVKTLSGGQRQRLAIGIALVNDPDILFLDEPTTGLDPQARRNIWDIILKLKGLGKTTILTTHYMEEAEKLSDRVCIVDQGKIIALDTPQNLIQLLAKEREIHLTFPSSMKDAQKMVLMVKAYPGVTKVHTDQNKLIFSTASPEESLYHLFKYTTENQILVQQIGIKDLSLEDVFITFTGKEWRD from the coding sequence TTGCCCATTTTGGAAGTAAAGGAGCTTCGAAAGTCGTTTCAATCGGTAGTGGCTGTGGATTCAATTAGCTTTTCCGTAGAAGCTGGTGAAATATTTACGATTATTGGTCCTAATGGTGCCGGGAAAACAACAACTCTGGAAATGATTGAGGGGCTGCAAAAACCAGATAGCGGAGAAATCCAACTGAAGGGAATGAACTGGAAAGGCGATTCGACGCGCATTAAGCAAATCATCGGTGTCCAGCCGCAGACGAGTGCCTTGTTTGACCTACTTAACGTATACGAAAGTTTAGATGTGTTTGCAGGGCTCTATGAACGTTCACGCTCCATCGATGAGGTTTTGGAATTTATTAATTTAACCGACCATCGAAAAAAATTTGTCAAAACCTTATCTGGCGGGCAAAGGCAGCGGCTGGCGATTGGAATCGCACTAGTCAATGATCCTGATATTCTATTCCTAGATGAACCGACAACAGGACTAGACCCGCAAGCACGCAGAAACATATGGGATATTATCCTCAAACTAAAAGGCTTAGGAAAAACGACCATTTTAACAACGCATTATATGGAAGAAGCCGAAAAGTTAAGTGATCGTGTTTGTATTGTTGACCAAGGCAAAATCATTGCCTTAGATACTCCGCAGAACTTAATACAGCTTTTAGCAAAAGAACGTGAAATTCACCTGACTTTTCCTTCTAGTATGAAAGACGCCCAGAAAATGGTTCTGATGGTTAAAGCGTATCCTGGGGTAACAAAAGTGCATACAGATCAAAACAAGCTCATTTTTTCAACAGCAAGCCCAGAAGAATCACTCTATCATCTTTTTAAATATACGACAGAGAATCAAATCCTCGTTCAGCAAATTGGGATTAAAGATTTAAGCCTTGAGGATGTTTTTATTACATTTACAGGGAAAGAGTGGAGGGACTAA